Sequence from the Acidimicrobiia bacterium genome:
GATGGGCAGGCGGCGGTAGACGCCGGATCCGCCCACCATGCGGAAGCACCGGTCGACGGCCGCGACGGCCGCGTTCGTCACGAAGTACTTGACCGCGACGACGTCGGCCGGTGGCAGCACCTCGCCGCGCCGGCGCCGGATCGTCTCGAACAGCAACGAGCGCGCCGCGCGCAGCTGTGTCTCGACCTCACCGGCGCCGAAGATCATGCCCGGCTGCCGGCCGAGCGGGTGCTCCATGCCCGCGAGCTTGCGGTTCGCGACGTAGCCGAACGTGAAGCGCGCGGCGGCCTCGGCGAGACCGAGGTAGACGGCCGACAGCGTGCACGCGAACCACGACAGCATCGCCTCGCTGCGCCGGTCCCACATTGACCACGGCGCGCCGACCTGGCCCATCACCTCGGGCACGAACACGTCGTCGAAGATGACGTCCCACGAGCCGGTGCCCCGCATCGACATCGTGTCCCAGGTGTCGACGAACGACAGGCCGGGTGCCTCCCGCCCGATCGCGAACAGCAGCAGCCCGGAGCCGTCGGTGAGCCCGGCCGTCCCGTAGAACACGTCGAGGACGGGGGCGAGCGAGCAGAACGCCTTGCGCCCCTTGATGCGGTAGCCGCCGTCGACGCGCTCCGCCGGAGTGGAGGACGCGCGCACGTTCAGACCCGTCGCGGCGTCGGTGAAGCT
This genomic interval carries:
- a CDS encoding acyl-CoA dehydrogenase family protein, producing MDVTALAEELARELGERAAEVDREGRFPTENVELLKERGYLTLPVPAELGGIGADLETVCNAQRILAGGCASTALAVNMHLFGLGAAAESLAEGAPEAEMVLRLAGQGVVVGGSFTDAATGLNVRASSTPAERVDGGYRIKGRKAFCSLAPVLDVFYGTAGLTDGSGLLLFAIGREAPGLSFVDTWDTMSMRGTGSWDVIFDDVFVPEVMGQVGAPWSMWDRRSEAMLSWFACTLSAVYLGLAEAAARFTFGYVANRKLAGMEHPLGRQPGMIFGAGEVETQLRAARSLLFETIRRRRGEVLPPADVVAVKYFVTNAAVAAVDRCFRMVGGSGVYRRLPIERMFRDVQAGPLHPPPNDLALEGLGRDALGIEPESLPRWGD